In the Terriglobales bacterium genome, one interval contains:
- the mutM gene encoding bifunctional DNA-formamidopyrimidine glycosylase/DNA-(apurinic or apyrimidinic site) lyase encodes MPELPEVETVVRGLRTSVVGDVIEDVWLSGRKQPLKSPAQEIVAVLTGSSISAVRRMGKHIVIDLLIGRSEHRAIGRSGNRVTKKPKSQSPDHQITGSSDSVTGSPDAHFIVHLGMTGRLLVVTPDSPLPKHTHLMARLKSGREMRFVDPRMFGKLAVRREPFETVGTEPLDIGFELFTGLFRRRKTPIKSALLNQSLLRGIGNIYADESLARAGIRPRRRAASLTRAELQSLYGAVQQVLNEAIAAGGSSVSDYVDSAGEPGFFQFQHRVYGREGEGCLACKTPIKRIVIAGRSSHYCPKCQK; translated from the coding sequence GTGGCTCAGCGGACGCAAGCAGCCGCTGAAGTCGCCAGCGCAGGAAATCGTGGCCGTGTTGACCGGTTCCAGCATTAGCGCCGTGCGCCGCATGGGCAAGCACATCGTGATTGATCTGTTGATCGGGCGATCCGAACATCGGGCGATCGGGCGATCGGGGAATCGGGTGACGAAGAAACCTAAATCTCAGTCACCAGATCACCAGATCACCGGATCATCCGATTCGGTCACCGGATCACCCGATGCTCATTTCATCGTGCACCTGGGCATGACCGGCCGGCTGCTGGTGGTCACGCCCGATTCTCCGCTGCCCAAGCACACGCACCTCATGGCGCGGCTGAAGTCGGGAAGGGAAATGCGCTTCGTCGATCCGCGGATGTTTGGAAAGCTGGCGGTGCGTCGCGAGCCCTTTGAGACCGTCGGCACCGAACCGCTGGACATCGGCTTCGAGCTTTTCACCGGCCTTTTCCGCAGGCGCAAGACGCCAATCAAGAGCGCGCTGCTGAACCAGAGCCTGCTGCGTGGCATCGGCAACATCTACGCCGACGAATCGCTCGCCCGCGCCGGCATTCGGCCGCGGCGGCGCGCCGCCTCGCTCACCCGCGCCGAGCTGCAGAGCCTGTATGGAGCGGTGCAGCAAGTGCTCAACGAAGCCATCGCCGCCGGGGGATCATCGGTTTCCGACTACGTGGATTCGGCGGGCGAACCCGGGTTCTTCCAGTTCCAGCACCGCGTCTACGGCCGCGAGGGAGAGGGTTGCCTGGCGTGCAAGACCCCCATCAAGCGCATCGTCATTGCAGGGCGGAGCAGCCATTACTGCCCGAAATGCCAGAAATAG